The Liolophura sinensis isolate JHLJ2023 chromosome 6, CUHK_Ljap_v2, whole genome shotgun sequence genomic sequence AACATCTATGAAAGacacattcattttatttattctttttacaGGATTAACGGTATCTGAGGCTTCCAAACTCGGTTCTTACATGCACTTCCGAGAGCCATACCGACTTAATGAGAAATCCCTGCTAGAAAAAGCAAACCTGGAAAAGTCAATAGATTTCCTAGACACCTTGGAAGAGGATATTCCTAGAGGTAAGAAGTGATATCATTCAGTATAAGTTATATTAacttataacaggaaaaatTCATGTTTAACAGATGGTGCAAGGTTCTGGAGAGTTTGTTCGACATAAATTGTCTGGAATATCCTGTACATAGTTCAACACCAGCTGGACAAGTGGAAGATAGTAGGCATTATTCAGCAAATGATTTGCAGGGACACTTACTCATCTGTTTACTTAGTGTTGAAGCATTATTCTCTAGAATTCTTCATGTGTATGATAGGAACAAAGTTTAAGGATTGAcgaaacaagaaaacaattgCAAGTACCTGAAATATACCTTACTATGAAGTGCTGTTGCTTTGACTGTCCTCAGATTTTTCACAAATGGAGAGGAGACATATTAGCCATGGCAGTATTTGAACTCACTCATTGTATGATTAATTGACCATGCCAGTCTTCATTGACATTAACATTTCTTtatgtataacatttattttaggTTGTTCattgaaaaagtttttttttttcccctgtgCAGGTTCTTGGAGTCTGCAGTTTGAGCGGGGCAGTGCGCTAGTCTCCTTGAGGAGTTTGCTCTGGCTAGGCTACACCTTCTACCATGTGCCTGGCTCTCGCCGCTTTGGCTCAGTGTACGTGGGGCTGGGAGAGAGGAACTTGGACCTCCCATTTATGCTGTAAGGTCACATACTGAACACTCTACAACTTAATCTGTGATTTACAGTTTCTGTTTCTGCATGACGACTGTTCATAGCATCCTCTgagtttatgtacatacaattcATATGTCCTCATCTTATTTATGTCAATTAAACAATGTACCGGAAATTTTAACTCACAATTGGTTGTCATCTGTCTTTATAATTCGATTGGCATGAAATCATTTGATTGTATTTTacgctctactcaagaatatttcacttataagacagcggccatcattatggtgggaggaaacccatgatcatcgtTGCTGtaagatcttcccatgtacggatggagaggaagccagcatgagctggacctgaactcacagcgaccacactggtgagaggctcttgggtcactgTGCCGTGCTGGCACATTAACCATCTTGGCCCCTCCCTTTGTGAAATTAACAAGGCACCAGCAACATCCACAGCCATAAACAAAAGCACAGACCCCTTTGTAAGAGAAGGGGGCAAAATTCAATTATGATGTCTCCAGACAATCTTTTTCCACCTTTTACAAGCGTGTTAAATTTGGTGTCTTATCAAAAGTATAGACCCTAATAACTGTGCACAATGGTGTTTCTGCATGTATTCCTCTGAACAGTCCTGAagaaatggaaacaaaacagcATAAGCAAATGTAGAAGACAactaataaattttattactACAAAAATACACGCAAACATTTACATAAGTTGGTAACGCTTGAATGGTTTAAAGTAGACATTGTATTGTTTCCACTTGTGCTGTGGTAGGACATCGTCTTCTCCATGTTCTCCTCCATGAGGTTTGGGCAGCAACCCTGCAGAAAGACACGGGAAGGTTACAGCTTAAATGTACCACAGCAATGATTAACGGAAAGGTTTTCTAAGTAATGGTGTAAGCCTTCACAGAGATTTGACTGCACATCAGCGCACATGAACAGAACACCTAATACATTTAGATGAGCTTTCAGGTCTATGCGGCAAAAGCCCAGGGCCCGGTTGGTTAAAACTGTTtcagacttaataccagattaaaCTTTTAAGCCAAGTCTCCAATTTTGTACTTAatccaaaaataattgcataacaatctattaaatattaagtaaatctACTGCTCTTACACTTTGACCATGGACAACTACACTGGCTGCTGAATTGGGCTGAAATCTTACATATAatagtattagctaatacaccttcaaacaactgggccctggacTCTCCTCAGTTCTTTTGATCTGGATTTACCTTTGTCTCAGTTTTTGAGTACAAATAAAGGTGGTCCAGGGTTGTAATGCTTAATAACATTAACACAGGGAAGGTATGATTGTATGTCTACCTTTAGACTCTGATATCATGAAATGAGCACTGGAAACAATGATACAGCTTATTTCAACAGCTTATTTCATGTCAGGCTTAGACAATCTGAAAGCTTATGTGACCCAAAGCCCAGTTTTGTAGTAAAGGAAACCTGGAGAGGACAAATAAGCTAGACAGGTGTTTGGCATGGTGCATCCATACACATATGCAGAATGGGTCATGCAGGATAAACTAAAGTGCATGtccattttaacatgtataggACACAATATTGTAgacctggggaatggccctggATTTTATTTTTGGACTGTGAACTTGAGTTCATGTAAGGTTTCTGGTGTTGCAAAGTTTCACACAAAATTTgctgaattgtgtgtgtctGTTACAAGACTTTTCATGTAGGTTTGTTTCTCCTGCAGTGAACAAATCCTGTCACATGCACTTACCACAGCTGTCTCActaaaaggcaaagaaaagacTAAAACAAAGtctatatcagatgaaagatcattcaAAATTGCCAGGGAAAAAAggtgcatttatttttttgtaatttgttcaacatagtaaaatgcatttgaacattttattctatggtggtcttttctgaccacattggGACCAATGACCAAAACGTCACATAAGGGTTTTCAGCTGAACATGCATAAGACTGCAACATTTTATGATTcagaatgcatatacatacagatctatGCATGCATGCAATAATCTGACcttgaaacattatttttggcaaaaagaatgaatgtgacgtcactgatacactctgggtcacaacagacaGGCCTCAACATAAGAGGCGATCAAACCGGCCAATCACCTGTTGATCTCTTAAATGTAAATTCAGGGGATAGAATTTTTGATCACCATGTTAACTCCAGGGGAACGATAATTTCATGTGTTGGCAAGTACAATAAACTTTCAGTAAGTTGCAAATagctaaattttttttacttacaggAAAATCCGCACAAACTTTATGCTGgtttaaacagaaaaagaacTGATCACCAATGTtggtaaaatgaaaatggctGCTTGTGTCAGTGAGCACAGACTACTTATATTTAATGTGACCTATGATTGGCTCAGCGAAGATTGCGTGAccaatgaaatgttttgtttcataatcccaaataaatgttcacacctCTGAGGAGTTTATGGACCCACATGGTTTGAAAAATGACTGCGAAACAAAATACCGACTGTactttaatgattacaattttaattAACACTACTACGATGTTAATATCAATCAAAGaacattattaaaatgaatacatgtacatgacaattcTCTGTATGAGTTTTCTTTCTAACACGATCAAACCTGATTCTTATAATGAGGAAAACATATAGCTTGTACGTTGGGGCCCATTATCTTTAAACGGCAACGGGGATATATGTATCATCAAATACAGCCATAGATACAAGACCTTTCTGTAATCAGAATGTCAAGTTAACATGTGGGTTTGGGGTTCCCACACACCTTTCTAGAGGGTGATGACCCCTAGATTACAGAAAAGTCGGCAAAAAGAACGCACAATACAAGATTAGATGAACTATGTAAGCTAAAGGTGATCAAAAAAAGAGCAACAAGTGAACAAGCTGAAAATCCAGGAGAACAATTTTCCGATCCCCTCATTCATCCTTACCTGAGGCCTGACAGATGACCACAGAATCAGCTGTTTCACACCCTTTCACTCAGTTAGAaatattcaaagaaataaatccaagTATTTTTCTGGACAGCTTTTAATGGTCATTCATCTGatgtatactttattttagtgttgtctttgGCTTTAATGTATTTAACATTCTCCTGCATACAAATGCTGATCTGGAATATTGCTTTGGCTCATCTTGATCTTTCATGAAGAGTGTGACAATGGAAGCATACCTGCACTGTAGGCCTGGTGAATCATACGTCTCATCTGGTACTCTTTCTTCCTGCAGAGTCCTGTTACATGGGCAGGTAGCAAATTGCCATCAGGGCCCACAAACTGGCTCAATATCAGCACATCCTGTCATCAACAGAAAGCAATTTTTGAGGCCAACAGCAAATACTTgtcactcaagaatttttcacttattcgataGAGGACAGTAtattatggatagaggaaactggagtgcccggtgTAAAACACTCTGCTTTAGCAGGTGATACTGGCAGACTTTTACACGTGTGTCACATGTCATATTGGGGGATGGCTAGCAGTCTCCAGGAAATTTTAAGTCAAGACTACATGAGAGACCTGTAaactgcttattgtcatcaaggcctcAAGAACAATGAATGCAGttgaatcttgaaaattcccaGCAATGACGAACACTTTCATTAGCAACAGAAACAATGTTAATGACTAAATTGTCAACAACAGCAAACACAATGACTTACATTGTCATCAACATAAATAAAATCCCTAACTCTGTGGTCAAACACCAAACATAATGATATGCTGTCATTGACAACAAATCAATTTGGGGGCCAAAATGAATTCCATACAAATTAGGtggcaaaatgaaaaatttgctACAGTATATAGGCTTTCACATGCATCATTCTCGATAACGAAGCCAGGCAAACAGCTTGTAGACCCAGTTTTTCCAGTCCAGGAAGAAATTTGTGATTGATGATTCTGATTAATTAGCACTGACAATGTTCACCAACGAAATAACTtcactcagacatgtttaacgAGTGAGTTGAACTGCTGAATACAGAATAAAATTGCTCAGCATGAGTTTTCACAGCAgtaaattgatttttattttagtgaGCCAGCTACCTTTAGGCTGGTACTGAAAACTAGTTTAGTAACTTATGATATTTAATAGATAAAACCATGTGGTACAtcacatattaaatataatgtagAATTATTAATTTCATAATCACACGTTGCTCACTTGCTTATTTACCTGGAGGTGAACTGCTACATTATTAATTATACCACAAGTATAGGCCTACGCATATGAACGATTTCATGCCTTAAACTTAACTGCATGAGTGCAACCACTgaaaatagtacatgtatcGCACTACAAAATCAGTTCAAATTTCGCAGACGCTCAGGCCTTGTGTGAACTTCATAAACAGCGAACACCAGAAGAAAACAGAGTGACACAATGACTACATCTAACACAGTCATCAACGCAAACAATGACTACACATGTAAAGTCATAAACAACAAGAGAATAACTAGCACTGTCAATCATACAAACACACTAACATCATCAAAGGGAAATacaatgactacatgtaaccCTGTTATCAACAAACACAATGACTATAAAGTCATcaacaataacagaataactAACCCTGTCGTCAACAGCTGAGCTAGCCAAAAAACTAACATGCAGCGAAGACACTGATTACTGTATACACAACAGTACTGACAATATCACAAGGGAGTAATAAATATGACATCAGTGGACAATGGtgaagtttttgtttaatttgcatattacaCACTCACTGTGTATTCAACTTTAATGTCACACAAAGGGCAGGTGCCTGGTATCTGATGTTCCAAATGAAGTAAACGACCTGTTCTATCAGATTTTACATACTTCCCTTCAAcctataaaagaaaaaatacataatggTAGAAAGATTTCAAGATTTCAAGGGTATGCAAATTCTCGAAGAATTAATTCACAAAATGTCTTGGTTTCAACAGAAGCTTACATGATAAAGGTTCTGTACTTACTGTGATTGTATTGCCATCATGCGTTTCTTGaactaaaataaagaaaaatatgagTGCTGATGAGTAATCAAATAGGTGAAGAAAAATATGTAGAacaattttgtacatatttctcTTGGACAGGTGTCGCGTGCctttctaaaaaatatttcattctcATGGCAGCAGTCAAGTACATGAACATTGGCTGAGGAAACTGAGCATGGTGCTGAAGAAACCATGGCACCAGGTAACTCTCAAATTTCCTGCTGTAAACTGTAGCAGAGTCAAGAGAAAGAGGTGGACACAATATAACTGTTTTATAGTTCTGATCTCACAGAGTAATATATTCTATAGGACTAGATCCGAAAGCAGCTAATGCAGAACAGGCATTGATCACCAATCATAAATTTAATggtgcagattttttttttttacgttttatTTAGATTCTAAGTATTATGCCGATAAGCTGTCCTTTTTGTGCTCCTTggttctgtaaataaaaaattaaccaATATTGATGCTTGTTGTCCATAAATATTTGCTCTCTGTTCATTCTGGAGTTCAATATCTATAAAGgccagtcacattacatttcTAGTCTCCTTCCTCCCCCACAACACTGAGGTGAAGACTACACTGCAAGCTGCAATGTCTTCTCCACTGCTTCTGCGACTGACAGGGTCTCTCACTACGCGTTAAGCAACCATAATTATGGCATATCCAACTATTTCTCAATTTACTAATCAGTATATTCAGGCTAACCCACACCACCTGTACTGTAACTCATTATTTCCTTTTTGCTCGAAATTGTCACAAAAAATGAGATTATCAAAAAGATAGTCGAAATACTgataatgaaaaatgaaaattgttctgCCACTCACACCagttttccaaaatattcaGGCAAGGAATACAGGGATTTTGCAAAGAACGGGCTGTTGTCAAGTGATAAGAGTGACATTACTTCATTGAAAAGTCTCCTTTTCACAGCAAATATAtaaggagtgagtgagtcagcGACCAACAAATCATCAACCCAGTCTTTACAGCTGCCAGAATCAAGTGCAACTGGACTAAACTAACAGCGACGTTTGCACATGGAGGAGGCAACCTTAGTCCTCTACGCTctgactttttgttaattgtagTTCTGACTTTGACAGCTGTTTGACACAGAGATCTGTCAAATGACCTGTAGAACACACCCATTCTTAACTGTGAAAATATTTAACACCGCGGAAAAACCAACATTGACTGGGAAAAATGTACATAACTCAGGATTACTGAGTGAATTATTTATTGCAAATCAGGATGAGCCTGTCAACTATGTGGATGAACAGTCACCTACACATATTCGCATCTGTGATGACGTTGACATTGGGCGAATGATTGGCAGATTGGCTTCAgcttaacaacaacaacaacacaacaacacTTCAAAGACACTTACTCTCTCTCAGCGATTTAGAGGAGCTTGTTGAAAATTTTGCTGCCGATGGAAACGCACGTAGACATACAGGAACCTTATGGTTAATTGTGCACAACTGACATTTCAATAAATTCCATGTTAAAGTCAATGTTCTTGATTTATAAAAATTTTGTAGTGCCATGCTGCCTTACTAAGCTCACCTCCGGAATAGGAGAGTGCTCAATTCCGGTCATGGTGGTTTACAACAAGTTTAGACCTGTTAGTGGCGGGAGAGTAAACACCAGCAGTCATCGTTATATAAAGAAAGCTTTGGTAATCAACATGAGGTGTCTGTGTAGTGACGTCATCATAAGTAAACGGTGGCACTATCATAAAGTCACACATTTCTCTTATGACACTACAGGGGAGACATGTCGAGTCGACACGGAAGAGAAATACTTCTGGTTTTGCTTTCAGTTTAACAGTGGATTAGTTGCACTTCTACATCGTTAAGTTGAATTTTCAGGCCCTACATAATTTCAGTCATCTCATCCTCGCTCATCTGTCATTTCTGGATATCCATGGTTTCAGTTTAATCATGAATGTTTGTTAACAGGTAAAAGATTGAGACAAAATTCCAAGTTCCCAAGAATTGCTAAAGTAggatttaaataattttttttttctgtgtaaaactTGAGTCTGATTGGTTAATCAATCTCAGAGCACACTCCATTTAAAAAGCTGATGCAGTGACATGTCAGTGCAGTGGGTcactttgagcatcaccaaggaatctcgGAGGAACATGCGGCCAAGGAAATAGCCGACCAGTGTTGTGCTTGGGATAAATCAACAGACGAAAATATAAAGAACAGCTGGGTAATTTTTGTCCCAAACACCATAACAACCTACTACagcaggtttttaaatggaacatGCTCTGGCGTTTTTGTCCACAATGTAGCTGTGTTCATATACAAGGTGAATTATTAGATGGAattatgtaagtatatataccaTTTTACAAGAagttacaaagaaaaaaatggtattatacttataactacatgtatttcagggtATAACATGTAATTATGAGTTTCCTGACATTCTACGACAAAGGGAAGAACATattaaatctgaagaaaaaagattttttgtAGCAATCACTTCATATGAAAAAGTGCCccatgaaacaaaatttgttttgtgaaacaaaatgtgacatGACACAATTTAAAGGTCTGGTACATGTTGGCGACTGATATCAGCATACAATTATCTTTTAATTGTGTTGTCTAATTCTAATAGTAATTGCAGGTTTAAAAGATACATGCAtggcttggtttttatttcttaatacgtaTATGAGGTTGcttaacacaaaaatatacaaaaaagcCTCACAACTTACTTGTTGGGGGCGTAAAAATATCTTCAAACTACGGTTTTTCCAAGGCCCTAGTGGTCAGGCCGgaaatttcttgatttatttattatgtccCCGTCTTATTGAGGAGTGGTTTTaggagttgtctgcccttgCGCACATTTTCTAGGCCATTGATATGTGAGAGAACACTTTTGCGAGCCATATCTCAGCTTTTATTATGTTCCCCCTCCTGATCAGCGGGGACATGTACATTGATCCCTTTCTCTGTCCACCCATCTATCCTGCTCAGATTTGTATGGAATATGTCTCGGCAATTATTAGGCATAGGATTATCAATCTCACACAAAGCATGGAAAATGACTTGAATTTGTGCATtgtcagattattttttgatatttcGATCTGCCCTTGGCCATATTTTCCAGGCCATTGATATTTCAGAGGAAATTTGTGCAAGCCATATTTCAGCTATTATTTAAGATTCTTAAAGTTGCACAAAGTATACATGTCCTGCGGTTGTGCACCGTCAGgttactttttaaaattttcatcgGTTTTAGGAGTTGTGTGCCCTTGGGCATATTTTCCGGGTTTGTTTCATTTGCATCTTATGCATGTAGCGCCAGAATTTGCACATAAGTACACTCAAtctcttaaaaatatattaaatttgtgCAATGGCTGATTgtgctgtatttatatatttctggaGGGAGGAGGGGGGTTGAGGGCATACATCTGTGCATTATTTGGTTTGCTTTcttgtttgataggtgttttgtgcagtatttaagaatattttacctatacggtggcagccagcattgtggaaaccgggtagaggccgggggaaacccattacAATCTGCAGTttgttggtagaccttcccacgcacggctggAGAGGGAGCCACCATGAGTTGGACATGAGCtgacagcaatcgcattggcgagacgctgctgggtcattgtgctgcacttgTGTGCTGACCATGGAGGGTACAGAAACCCTTGATCCGAAAATTAAGTAACCTGCTATGGTGATGCTAACAGTGATAGCTGTCAAGATAACTAGCTCGAAATAAGGGTGCCAAGCTGATTCCCTCTTCCCAGTTCATTGATGaagtcatttccgaatatttctcCCCATTGAccgaaaatgtgcataaattagaGGAGGTATAAAGggttataaaatttaaaatatgcctcagtattgtaatttttttttctcatttctttggcatatctttctttatttcCCTTATAACCATACTCTTCATTTTACAGTATCTTTTCCTGCATCCGGTGATTCACATACACTATcagttcttgttgtcttgcttaGTTTAATCTAGATGGATGTCAAAACTaaacaaatgtgatgacatcttGTGGACATGAGCAAATGCTCCCATTCTAGAAAGGTTAAGACtctataaaataaattacactGTGATTTGGCTTGTCATATAGCTCATGTTAGCTTATCAGTACATTCCTGGTGTTATTGACCTGAATCTAAGAATTgttaattttacaaaaattataaGTGTGAGAGGGTTTGTGCTTTTTCAAGTATTAATTAAGGTCTTTTATCCTTGCCTTGTA encodes the following:
- the LOC135469088 gene encoding large ribosomal subunit protein mL66-like, with the translated sequence MALQNFYKSRTLTLTWNLLKCQLCTINHKVPVCLRAFPSAAKFSTSSSKSLREIQETHDGNTITVEGKYVKSDRTGRLLHLEHQIPGTCPLCDIKVEYTDVLILSQFVGPDGNLLPAHVTGLCRKKEYQMRRMIHQAYSAGLLPKPHGGEHGEDDVLPQHKWKQYNVYFKPFKRYQLM